From Haloarcula hispanica ATCC 33960, the proteins below share one genomic window:
- a CDS encoding Cdc6/Cdc18 family protein has protein sequence MSDSDEDDNIFKTGGIFANRELVRVGHVPDLERVVGRDDEVSAIGQALGPATVGGPPESTIIYGKTGTGKSLVARCVSREAHFEAQANDISFQQAYVDCSDYQTDAKASREMARKLVASLDADIDVPRVGIGAADYRDITWDLLEEYNINSLVVILDEIDKLDDDELLRSLSRARESGKAETHVGAICISNKIEYRERLSERIDSSLQENELVFDPYDAGQLRAILDNRTDAFEPDVLEHDVIPKVAALSAKEHGDARKAIDTLYEAGRLAEKQGTETVTVSHVDDAVQRAEVNRFEKLVRGTTPHVKYILRALALLTVDNPAQEAFRTHQIYTLYLKVAEQAGADPLSEDRVYRLLKEQSFLGVTDSNHTGGGQGEGSYLEHRLLRDPDVVIQAIDGSATGGAP, from the coding sequence ATGTCAGACTCAGATGAGGATGATAATATCTTCAAAACCGGCGGAATATTTGCTAACAGGGAACTGGTACGCGTCGGCCACGTCCCCGATCTGGAGCGAGTCGTTGGGCGGGACGACGAAGTCAGCGCTATCGGGCAAGCACTCGGTCCAGCAACGGTCGGCGGCCCACCGGAGAGTACGATCATATACGGCAAGACCGGAACCGGAAAGTCACTCGTTGCGAGGTGTGTGTCTCGTGAGGCTCACTTCGAGGCACAGGCAAACGATATCTCGTTTCAGCAGGCGTACGTCGACTGCTCCGATTATCAGACCGACGCAAAGGCAAGCCGGGAGATGGCACGCAAACTAGTGGCGAGCCTCGACGCAGATATCGACGTCCCGCGTGTCGGGATCGGAGCCGCCGACTACCGTGACATCACCTGGGACCTACTTGAGGAGTACAACATTAACTCACTGGTCGTCATTCTCGATGAAATCGACAAGTTAGACGATGATGAACTGTTACGCAGCCTCTCTCGGGCTCGCGAGAGCGGGAAGGCAGAGACACACGTCGGCGCCATCTGCATCAGTAACAAGATCGAATATCGCGAGCGCTTGAGCGAACGCATCGACTCAAGTCTGCAGGAGAACGAACTCGTCTTTGACCCCTACGATGCTGGTCAGTTACGAGCAATCTTGGACAACCGGACGGATGCCTTCGAACCGGACGTGTTGGAGCACGATGTGATCCCAAAGGTCGCTGCCCTCTCAGCCAAAGAACACGGGGATGCACGGAAAGCGATCGATACGCTATACGAAGCTGGTCGTCTCGCTGAGAAACAGGGGACGGAGACAGTCACAGTCTCGCACGTCGATGACGCCGTCCAACGAGCGGAGGTGAACCGCTTCGAGAAACTCGTGCGTGGGACGACGCCGCATGTGAAATACATCCTCCGAGCGCTGGCGCTACTTACCGTCGACAACCCAGCTCAGGAAGCTTTTCGAACTCATCAGATCTATACGCTTTATTTAAAGGTCGCTGAGCAGGCTGGAGCGGATCCACTCTCCGAGGATCGCGTGTACCGGCTGCTGAAAGAACAATCGTTTCTCGGGGTGACTGACTCGAATCACACGGGGGGTGGACAGGGTGAAGGGAGCTACCTAGAGCATCGACTGCTTCGGGATCCAGATGTTGTCATTCAGGCTATAGATGGCTCAGCGACGGGCGGGGCCCCATGA
- a CDS encoding glycosyltransferase family 4 protein, with protein MDILHTPVRFYPYIGGVETYVHDLSKKLVKFNHNVTVVCAKVDEETERCETIDGIDVRRLTSVGQMANTNITPALPAVLIEEAQSADVIHTHLPTPWFADLSVLAGVVTGTPVVITYHNDIVGDGIANHIAYFYNQTWLRLTLRYSDRIIVTQPDYVENSKYLSPEMDKIEIISNGVDVNYFEPKTVSAEDLARLGFDESRPTLFFLSVLDGHHDYKGLTDLLEALALLVKEEDTTPQLLVGGGGESKSTYEHRAAKLGVDQFVDFLGRVPEDDLVNYYSAADLFVLPSTSSDQEGFGLVLLEALASGTPVVTTNVVGIAEEVKQNPVGTIAPKENPEALASSIRTTLSNDEFDLEVARNLCVQNYSWRASAEDLEAIYERVCETSIDHNEVHEDLV; from the coding sequence ATGGATATCCTCCACACGCCGGTCCGATTCTATCCTTATATCGGCGGTGTAGAGACGTACGTACACGACCTTTCGAAGAAATTGGTTAAGTTCAATCACAACGTAACAGTGGTCTGTGCCAAAGTCGACGAAGAGACAGAGCGTTGTGAAACTATCGACGGTATCGATGTACGGCGATTGACCAGCGTAGGTCAGATGGCGAACACTAATATAACTCCTGCGCTTCCTGCAGTGCTAATTGAGGAAGCGCAATCCGCAGACGTAATTCACACACATCTACCTACACCTTGGTTCGCGGATCTCAGTGTCCTTGCTGGGGTGGTAACGGGAACACCGGTCGTTATCACCTATCACAATGATATCGTGGGTGATGGAATAGCTAATCACATTGCCTATTTCTATAACCAGACTTGGCTCCGACTGACACTTCGATATTCAGATCGAATCATCGTCACACAGCCAGATTACGTGGAGAACTCCAAGTATCTCAGTCCGGAAATGGATAAAATTGAGATTATCTCAAACGGTGTTGACGTCAACTATTTTGAACCGAAGACAGTCTCAGCCGAGGATTTGGCTCGTCTTGGGTTCGACGAATCGCGTCCCACACTATTCTTTTTGAGTGTTCTCGACGGACACCACGATTACAAAGGATTGACAGACCTGCTAGAAGCGTTGGCCCTGCTAGTCAAAGAAGAAGATACGACTCCACAACTTCTCGTCGGTGGAGGGGGAGAGTCCAAGTCAACTTATGAACATCGAGCTGCAAAACTCGGTGTCGATCAGTTCGTTGATTTCCTCGGTCGAGTTCCAGAAGACGATCTGGTCAATTATTATTCGGCAGCCGATCTTTTTGTGCTACCCTCAACAAGTAGCGACCAAGAGGGGTTCGGCTTAGTGTTACTGGAGGCGCTGGCAAGTGGGACTCCCGTAGTAACTACGAATGTCGTTGGTATCGCTGAAGAGGTCAAACAAAATCCTGTCGGAACGATCGCTCCAAAGGAAAATCCCGAGGCACTGGCGTCTTCGATTCGAACTACGTTATCGAATGACGAATTTGATTTAGAGGTCGCACGCAACCTCTGTGTACAGAACTATTCGTGGCGAGCTAGTGCTGAAGATCTGGAAGCCATCTATGAGAGAGTTTGCGAAACGTCAATCGATCATAACGAGGTACATGAAGACTTAGTTTAG
- a CDS encoding glycosyltransferase family 4 protein gives MHVLIISNLFPPEVIGGAEKHAKSDAKYLADRGHKVSVISTGVDSPIRRFSSQETEGMTIYRIRPFNMYSPYEHQDEPNWKKPIQHTIDQWNPQTYTIIRKHINNLDPDVIHIHNYSGLSKSVFSASNVSSAPVIHTLHDYNSLHLRPSLFSNGEIITPGRLMKFYQKYNDWVIGSNIDKVIAPSQFIIDEHHKQGVFTDVPSERIPLGIDTTELKQYKAKNYDQCNTRLLYAGQLTYSKGIDILIDAMKQLDDPDLELHILGKGPDREMLEKRARNDKRVKFHGFVSEEELARQYTIADYTVVPSRWYDNSPMVIYESYARQTPVIGADIGGIPELIEEDETGYCFKPEQANILANVIESHKGDSTRLATNLTDVDVSLETHIDRLVEVYESLKE, from the coding sequence ATGCACGTACTAATAATCTCAAATTTATTCCCACCAGAGGTTATTGGTGGAGCAGAAAAACATGCGAAATCCGATGCAAAATACTTAGCCGACCGAGGGCACAAAGTTTCCGTAATTTCCACAGGTGTAGACAGCCCAATACGCCGGTTCTCCTCGCAAGAAACCGAGGGAATGACAATCTATCGAATTAGGCCGTTTAATATGTATTCTCCCTATGAACATCAAGATGAGCCTAATTGGAAAAAGCCAATTCAACATACAATCGACCAGTGGAACCCACAGACATATACAATAATCCGAAAACATATAAATAACCTTGATCCAGATGTTATCCATATTCACAATTATAGTGGTCTCTCAAAGTCTGTCTTTTCAGCATCTAACGTCAGCAGTGCTCCTGTGATTCATACCCTCCATGATTATAACTCTCTCCACCTCCGACCCAGTCTTTTCTCAAACGGCGAAATTATCACACCTGGACGTCTAATGAAATTCTACCAAAAATATAATGACTGGGTCATAGGTTCTAATATTGACAAAGTTATCGCACCATCACAATTCATCATTGACGAACATCACAAACAAGGTGTATTCACCGATGTTCCAAGTGAACGCATACCTCTTGGTATAGATACAACAGAATTAAAACAATATAAAGCTAAAAACTACGATCAGTGTAATACTCGTCTCCTATATGCGGGTCAACTCACCTACAGCAAAGGAATTGATATTCTCATTGATGCCATGAAGCAACTTGATGATCCTGATCTTGAACTTCACATTTTAGGTAAGGGACCAGATCGGGAGATGCTCGAAAAACGAGCTAGAAACGACAAGAGAGTCAAATTTCACGGGTTCGTATCAGAAGAAGAGCTAGCGCGCCAATACACTATCGCGGATTACACTGTCGTCCCATCTCGCTGGTACGATAATTCCCCGATGGTCATTTATGAGAGCTATGCACGCCAAACACCAGTCATCGGGGCAGATATTGGTGGTATTCCTGAATTGATTGAAGAAGACGAGACAGGGTATTGTTTCAAGCCAGAACAAGCGAATATTCTCGCCAATGTAATTGAGTCTCATAAAGGTGACTCAACTCGGCTTGCAACAAATCTGACTGACGTTGATGTGAGCCTTGAGACCCATATAGATCGACTCGTTGAAGTGTATGAATCACTGAAAGAATAA
- a CDS encoding flippase: MSDAGEKIGDLFESSAIIFIGLIIGNALALVAEALIARSLSPGAYGSIALAYTVALLGGRIAIFGIKDGVVRLISAKSAISERAHIIQHGLAIVLLTGCVVGIGFVASRDIVAEIVEDPLVGRYLLFFSPFVIFFSARAVLFGTLRAEERSVSAVISRDILGRILPFIILAIAIFINRPILGAVGYWLGVPVAILLSSLLFLRDRYPLSEIILRNPNRDTFERLLRFSLPLAMGAYLSIFLTHSDILMIGYFLDSNEVGYYRAVQPLQQASILLLMAFSFLFLPAATQFYEQKEIDDLERFYTVSTKWISVGTLPIVLVFGLFADDVVRVLFGAAYSPAAPALTLLVSGHFLRAVVGLNGDIVKAIDRTKIELISVLIGVITNILLNIYLIPRVGIVGAAIGTATGFLAYNITELFAIYRTIEIHPFAVNNFKPLVLTTILALVIRGFTQEIRFGIFGLGALGILFGIVALVSMVLTKSIDKTDLILLKRIEERTGSDLSFIKFIFNE, encoded by the coding sequence ATGAGCGATGCTGGAGAAAAAATCGGAGATCTATTTGAGAGCTCTGCAATTATCTTCATTGGCTTGATTATTGGTAATGCACTTGCATTAGTCGCTGAGGCGCTCATTGCTCGTTCGCTTTCTCCCGGAGCATACGGTTCTATTGCGTTGGCATATACAGTTGCTCTGTTAGGGGGCCGAATTGCCATTTTTGGCATAAAAGATGGTGTTGTTCGGTTAATATCAGCAAAGTCAGCCATCTCAGAACGAGCTCATATTATCCAACACGGGCTTGCCATCGTATTATTAACAGGATGTGTAGTCGGAATTGGTTTTGTTGCTAGTCGGGATATCGTAGCGGAAATTGTCGAAGATCCGTTAGTGGGTCGATATCTATTATTTTTCAGCCCATTCGTCATATTCTTTTCAGCACGGGCTGTTTTGTTTGGTACTTTAAGAGCAGAAGAGCGTTCGGTTTCCGCAGTAATTTCCCGTGATATTTTGGGGAGAATACTTCCATTTATCATACTAGCTATTGCAATATTTATAAATCGGCCTATTTTAGGAGCGGTGGGTTACTGGCTCGGTGTTCCTGTAGCTATCTTATTATCTTCACTTCTATTTCTCCGCGATCGATATCCATTATCTGAGATAATTCTACGGAACCCTAATCGTGATACATTTGAACGTTTGCTTCGGTTTTCCCTACCGCTTGCCATGGGAGCGTACTTGTCAATATTCCTTACCCATTCTGATATACTAATGATCGGCTATTTTCTCGATTCAAATGAGGTTGGGTATTATAGGGCCGTACAACCCTTACAACAAGCATCAATTTTACTTTTGATGGCATTCAGTTTTTTATTCTTGCCTGCAGCCACTCAGTTTTATGAACAAAAAGAGATTGACGATCTAGAACGGTTTTATACAGTTTCAACAAAGTGGATTTCAGTTGGAACGCTACCGATTGTACTAGTTTTTGGTCTGTTTGCTGATGATGTAGTCCGTGTGTTATTCGGAGCTGCGTATTCACCTGCGGCACCGGCATTGACCTTGCTAGTTTCAGGTCACTTTTTGCGCGCTGTTGTCGGTTTAAATGGGGATATTGTAAAGGCGATTGATCGCACAAAAATAGAGCTTATTTCCGTGTTGATCGGAGTGATTACAAATATTCTCTTAAATATATATCTCATCCCTCGAGTTGGTATTGTAGGCGCCGCAATCGGCACTGCTACTGGGTTCCTAGCCTATAATATCACGGAGCTTTTTGCGATCTACCGTACTATAGAGATCCACCCATTTGCTGTCAACAATTTCAAACCTCTTGTATTAACAACTATATTAGCATTAGTAATAAGAGGGTTCACTCAAGAAATCAGGTTTGGAATTTTTGGACTAGGAGCGTTAGGAATTCTATTTGGGATAGTAGCACTTGTTTCGATGGTATTGACAAAGAGTATCGATAAGACAGATCTCATACTCCTGAAACGCATTGAAGAACGAACAGGGTCAGACTTGTCTTTTATAAAATTCATATTTAACGAGTAA
- a CDS encoding alkaline phosphatase family protein, which yields MGISQWMGESYDRIQQHGIKGARHSLRPVKNKIMSLSDPLFPPGESIYETDWDLLIIMDACRLDLMREVAGEYDWIDQVESIRSVNSTTAAWMRDTFTENRREQMAETAYICGNPFSESKLDSRDFSVLKEVWQSAWTEPGTVPPEAITDETIQIMREEDHDHVIAHYMQPHCPFLSKPELSRGKDLDKFGDQDWRDVWEQLEDGDLNPDEVWEGYRVNLCRGLNEVDELLKNVNADRVIVTSDHGNAMGEWSIYGHPSDLPLRCLRSVPWIETSAKDNNTRELEDWQENSVKADREEQLSALGYR from the coding sequence ATGGGAATTAGCCAATGGATGGGAGAATCTTATGACCGAATTCAGCAGCATGGAATCAAAGGTGCTAGACATTCTCTACGGCCAGTAAAAAATAAGATAATGTCGCTAAGTGATCCCTTGTTTCCTCCCGGTGAATCTATCTATGAGACGGATTGGGATTTGCTAATCATCATGGACGCATGTCGACTTGATCTCATGCGGGAAGTAGCGGGAGAGTACGATTGGATTGATCAAGTAGAATCAATTCGATCAGTTAATAGCACTACCGCTGCATGGATGCGAGATACGTTTACCGAGAACCGTCGAGAACAGATGGCTGAGACAGCATACATTTGCGGCAATCCATTCAGTGAAAGCAAACTAGATTCACGTGACTTCTCGGTGTTAAAAGAAGTTTGGCAGTCCGCTTGGACGGAGCCTGGAACAGTCCCACCAGAGGCAATTACTGACGAGACAATCCAAATAATGCGAGAGGAAGATCATGATCATGTAATTGCACATTATATGCAACCTCATTGCCCCTTTTTATCGAAACCAGAACTGAGTCGGGGGAAAGATCTGGATAAATTCGGAGACCAAGACTGGCGAGACGTTTGGGAACAGCTTGAAGATGGTGATCTGAACCCAGATGAAGTTTGGGAGGGGTATCGTGTTAACCTTTGCCGTGGCTTAAACGAAGTGGATGAACTTCTTAAGAATGTCAACGCTGATCGGGTAATCGTAACCTCTGACCATGGTAATGCGATGGGTGAATGGAGCATTTATGGACATCCGTCTGATCTGCCATTAAGATGTCTTCGTTCGGTGCCTTGGATAGAGACAAGCGCTAAAGATAATAACACTAGAGAATTAGAGGATTGGCAGGAAAACTCCGTAAAAGCTGATCGAGAAGAGCAATTGTCGGCCTTGGGATATCGGTAA
- a CDS encoding sulfatase-like hydrolase/transferase, with amino-acid sequence MPNITDLARKAQSKVPVDLKTLLGPFYYRYISFQADREHQNNLSIAPDLSSDAPDHVLIVTIDALRPDFVPDVASLHFERSIAPGTWTFPSVTSMQTGQLPHKHGAVAHDHPDESTFALPKQFTGSPTLPAVLASAGYDTYLGSSFITPFLALRGWFESHRVYGDADVKTVLSDYKLWRQNREQTYGYLQLGDLHAPIEPPKKYVQSRDVDPSLDGLSRLVKYTENYSDAPSGWRENRLRLYRAALDYVEDTLEPLVEDLVDDTLLIVIGDHGEAMWEHPDRDQQFADSRPNYGVGHGGTPFDEVARVPVALHHPNFESQFQGGLPNGRDIPKTICAGLGIDEPKFRGVNWFGKIPEDRYTICEATRYGTERKAIYQGDKKVIRSETDDVTLDATVHENGGETFETLSDDTIDSLLGHLPDTWDDMDIETDASAMVQDQLEALGYR; translated from the coding sequence ATGCCAAACATTACTGATTTGGCCCGTAAAGCCCAGTCAAAAGTTCCTGTTGATCTCAAAACCCTTCTCGGTCCATTCTACTATCGATATATTTCGTTTCAAGCGGATCGAGAGCATCAAAATAACCTTTCGATCGCTCCTGATCTGAGTTCAGATGCACCAGATCACGTTCTCATAGTTACCATCGATGCTTTACGGCCTGATTTCGTCCCAGACGTAGCCTCACTACATTTTGAACGGTCAATCGCACCCGGCACATGGACGTTTCCTTCGGTGACTTCAATGCAAACCGGACAGCTTCCACATAAACACGGTGCCGTCGCTCACGATCATCCTGATGAAAGTACTTTTGCTCTCCCTAAACAGTTCACCGGATCCCCCACACTTCCTGCCGTACTGGCGAGTGCCGGATACGATACATACTTAGGTAGTAGTTTTATTACTCCGTTTCTTGCACTCCGTGGATGGTTTGAGAGCCATCGAGTGTATGGTGATGCAGACGTCAAAACAGTACTTTCGGACTACAAGCTTTGGCGCCAGAATCGAGAACAAACATATGGTTATCTACAACTTGGTGATCTCCATGCTCCGATTGAGCCACCAAAAAAATACGTCCAATCTCGCGATGTTGATCCTTCGCTTGATGGACTGAGCAGGCTCGTAAAATATACAGAGAATTACAGTGATGCTCCATCAGGATGGCGTGAAAATCGCCTTCGTCTCTACCGCGCAGCACTAGACTATGTCGAGGATACACTTGAACCGCTAGTCGAAGACCTGGTGGACGATACTCTTCTTATAGTTATCGGAGACCACGGCGAAGCAATGTGGGAACATCCCGATCGAGATCAGCAATTCGCCGACTCTCGTCCAAATTATGGCGTTGGACATGGTGGAACCCCCTTTGATGAAGTAGCACGCGTACCTGTTGCACTACATCATCCAAACTTCGAGTCACAGTTTCAGGGAGGGCTACCAAATGGGAGGGATATTCCGAAGACTATTTGTGCAGGATTGGGCATTGATGAACCGAAATTCAGGGGTGTGAACTGGTTCGGCAAAATTCCGGAAGATCGATACACAATCTGCGAAGCTACTCGATACGGAACCGAACGGAAGGCAATCTATCAAGGTGATAAGAAGGTAATCCGCTCTGAAACTGATGACGTGACGCTTGATGCAACAGTACATGAAAACGGGGGTGAGACATTCGAAACTCTTTCAGACGATACAATCGATTCTTTGTTGGGTCATCTTCCCGATACCTGGGATGATATGGATATCGAAACAGATGCCTCCGCAATGGTTCAGGATCAACTCGAAGCACTCGGATATCGGTGA
- a CDS encoding glycosyltransferase family 4 protein gives MTNIAFVSNVLYPFITGGAEKRIYEIGKRLTNQAHDVTIYGRHYWDGPMEMTYEGMTLRAVSPERELYTNDDGRRSITEALEFSKDVVVPLRRHIDEHDVVVASVFPYFPVLATKLASLRTNTPLVTTWHEVWRTYWEDYLGYLAPFGKTFEYATARVPQHPIAVSKLTGSRLAEIGPKQSNIRTVPNGIDYEQIRNTPPAEDGFDILFAGRLIEDKRVDILLRAFEEVASDETTLGIIGDGPEREELETLAGSLTMAEQITFTGFLEEYDDVLAQMRTASIFATPSTREGFGITAAEAMAADCIVIGADHPDSAVGEVIGDAGFLAEPTVDGVAIVLDEVLAGTQPSTDPLERAKRFDWDQVADDALEAYRAAAAGEW, from the coding sequence ATGACAAACATCGCTTTTGTGAGTAATGTTCTGTATCCGTTCATAACCGGCGGTGCAGAGAAACGGATCTACGAGATAGGCAAACGACTCACTAATCAGGCCCATGATGTCACGATTTACGGGAGGCATTACTGGGACGGCCCCATGGAAATGACCTACGAAGGGATGACTCTTCGAGCAGTCAGTCCAGAGCGGGAACTCTACACCAACGATGATGGACGTCGTTCCATCACAGAGGCCCTTGAGTTCTCAAAGGACGTTGTTGTTCCGTTGCGCCGGCATATTGATGAACACGATGTCGTTGTCGCCAGCGTATTCCCATACTTTCCGGTTCTCGCTACCAAACTCGCTAGCCTCCGTACGAATACACCACTCGTGACGACTTGGCACGAAGTTTGGCGAACCTACTGGGAGGACTATCTGGGCTATCTCGCGCCGTTCGGCAAGACCTTTGAGTACGCGACAGCTCGCGTTCCACAGCACCCAATTGCAGTTTCAAAACTCACCGGAAGTCGTCTCGCAGAAATCGGACCCAAACAATCGAACATTCGAACCGTCCCAAATGGAATCGATTATGAGCAGATACGTAACACGCCGCCCGCCGAAGATGGATTCGATATTCTGTTCGCAGGACGATTAATCGAGGACAAGCGCGTCGACATACTCCTGCGGGCGTTCGAGGAGGTCGCATCAGACGAAACCACACTCGGCATCATCGGTGATGGACCTGAACGTGAGGAACTCGAAACGTTGGCCGGTTCGCTGACGATGGCCGAGCAAATCACATTCACCGGTTTCCTTGAGGAGTACGACGACGTCCTCGCGCAGATGCGGACGGCCAGTATCTTCGCGACGCCAAGTACGCGTGAAGGCTTTGGAATTACAGCTGCAGAAGCAATGGCCGCGGACTGTATAGTCATTGGCGCGGACCATCCGGATTCGGCAGTCGGTGAGGTAATCGGCGACGCTGGTTTCCTAGCCGAACCAACTGTTGATGGCGTCGCCATCGTACTGGATGAGGTCCTTGCCGGTACGCAGCCATCGACAGACCCACTGGAGCGCGCAAAGCGGTTTGACTGGGATCAAGTCGCCGATGACGCACTGGAAGCATACAGGGCTGCGGCGGCTGGGGAGTGGTGA
- a CDS encoding glycosyltransferase codes for MQQHPSQSHSGKQRDLSRAKLAEHVTARTPQHPIALSGITADRLAEFSPGRETIEVVPNGIEHKNVDMLLKAFDSVAADHKPRWASSVTGPSATDSKGNAGPSHADRMDIIGFLEEYENVPGHMRAAQVLVLPSMREGFGITFVEAMAADCTVVAATHPESAIEEVIDSSTRTSFSYPSK; via the coding sequence GTGCAGCAACATCCAAGCCAGAGTCATTCAGGAAAGCAGAGAGACCTCAGTCGTGCCAAGCTCGCAGAACACGTCACTGCCCGCACACCACAGCACCCGATCGCCCTCTCAGGAATCACCGCCGACCGACTGGCCGAGTTCAGCCCGGGCCGCGAGACCATCGAGGTCGTCCCGAACGGTATCGAACACAAGAACGTCGACATGCTCCTCAAAGCGTTCGACAGTGTCGCTGCGGACCACAAGCCACGCTGGGCATCATCGGTGACGGGCCCGAGCGCGACCGACTCGAAGGGAAACGCGGGGCCCTCACACGCCGACCGAATGGACATAATCGGCTTTCTTGAGGAGTACGAGAACGTCCCTGGCCACATGCGCGCCGCTCAGGTCCTTGTCTTACCGAGTATGCGGGAAGGATTTGGCATTACGTTCGTCGAGGCGATGGCCGCCGACTGCACGGTGGTCGCCGCCACGCATCCGGAGTCGGCCATCGAAGAAGTCATCGACTCGTCTACTCGGACATCATTCAGTTACCCAAGTAAATAG
- a CDS encoding cyclin family protein: MAWESLAAGAVLLAGRASGVERTPAQIAQFAKSSRERVCAAARKIRLQTPVDAPVVRDRAVDRVVTPLGETCIDVETGIELVRVGERLLDVADTVPIGPGMDDRRWGGRLRGRSAHAGESPDSSGRSCGGE, from the coding sequence ATGGCCTGGGAGTCGCTGGCGGCTGGTGCAGTGCTGTTAGCGGGGCGTGCAAGCGGCGTGGAGCGAACGCCGGCCCAGATAGCCCAGTTCGCAAAGAGCAGTCGTGAGCGCGTGTGTGCGGCCGCACGGAAGATCCGGTTGCAGACGCCTGTGGACGCACCGGTCGTTCGCGATCGGGCGGTGGACCGGGTCGTGACGCCCCTCGGTGAGACTTGCATCGACGTGGAAACAGGGATCGAACTGGTGCGTGTCGGCGAGCGGTTGCTAGACGTGGCCGATACAGTCCCGATCGGTCCGGGCATGGATGACCGTCGCTGGGGCGGCCGTCTACGCGGCAGATCGGCTCACGCCGGAGAAAGCCCTGACTCAAGCGGACGTAGTTGCGGCGGTGAGTGA
- a CDS encoding UPF0179 family protein, with amino-acid sequence MTTVTLVGTRLAEVGEEFVYRGEASGCEGCPYRDQCLNLTTGNRYRITNVRQSGQTLDCAVHQDGVRAVEVEPAPIQANVPSKGAYAGSKASLMGPCPHTECPSHPYCEPAGAEFDEEYRIDEIIGDPPHDYCMLDRDLTLVELEAPGE; translated from the coding sequence ATGACTACTGTCACGCTCGTCGGGACGCGCCTCGCCGAGGTCGGCGAGGAATTCGTCTACCGCGGCGAAGCTAGCGGCTGTGAGGGGTGCCCGTATCGGGACCAATGCCTCAATTTGACCACGGGGAACCGGTACCGGATCACCAACGTCAGACAAAGCGGCCAGACGCTAGACTGTGCTGTGCACCAAGATGGTGTTCGCGCTGTCGAAGTCGAGCCTGCGCCGATCCAGGCGAACGTGCCCTCGAAGGGCGCGTATGCTGGGAGCAAGGCCTCGCTGATGGGCCCCTGTCCACACACTGAGTGTCCCAGCCATCCCTACTGTGAGCCCGCCGGCGCTGAATTTGATGAGGAATATCGGATTGACGAGATTATCGGCGATCCGCCGCATGATTACTGCATGCTAGATCGTGATTTGACGTTGGTTGAGTTGGAAGCACCCGGAGAATAG
- a CDS encoding DUF5820 family protein, whose amino-acid sequence MDLSALPEDWTVWNETDDKLILAYRPDIFDSEQFPAPCLPTIYLTRGKRTRRPGADRTGESWYVTFYLEPDVERDADSYERRDAAVEGAVDLATRFADGELDYRSLYQVPREAYLDKLDELTGRS is encoded by the coding sequence ATGGACCTGTCGGCCCTTCCCGAAGACTGGACGGTGTGGAACGAAACCGACGACAAGCTCATCCTCGCGTACCGCCCGGACATCTTCGACTCCGAGCAGTTCCCGGCGCCGTGCCTCCCGACCATCTATCTCACGCGCGGGAAACGGACCCGCCGCCCCGGCGCTGACCGGACCGGAGAGAGCTGGTACGTCACCTTCTATCTTGAGCCCGACGTCGAGCGCGACGCCGATTCCTACGAGCGCCGCGACGCTGCCGTCGAGGGCGCTGTCGATTTGGCAACTCGGTTTGCCGACGGCGAACTGGACTACCGCTCGCTGTATCAGGTACCCCGCGAGGCGTATCTGGACAAACTGGACGAACTGACCGGGCGGTCATGA